Proteins co-encoded in one Bemisia tabaci chromosome 9, PGI_BMITA_v3 genomic window:
- the LOC140225444 gene encoding ATP-dependent DNA helicase RecQ-like, which translates to MHAKAINPQIEYLKPQQLEAMNHIVNGRNTCLRLPTGFGKTIVFVVPFMVMPRIVVLCVPLVALLNDMFAKLRKAVRILNLRTTPFSQAIINSITNELNRKNSVFVITTPERMLSDKIFRGLLRRNDIPPVVFIFDEAHTIATWGVEFRPKQLEARDVVIREPPPQLIVASATLSSDDMEFIEKT; encoded by the coding sequence ATGCACGCGAAAGCGATCAACCCACAAATAGAGTAcctcaaacctcagcagctTGAAGCCATGAATCACATAGTCAACGGACGTAATACATGTCTGCGACTTCCAACCGGGTTCGGGAAGACAATTGTGTTCGTCGTTCCGTTCATGGTCATGCCGCGAATTGTGGTGTTATGCGTCCCACTCGTCGCCCTACTCAATGATATGTTCGCAAAATTACGGAAAGCTGTTCGTATTCTGAATTTACGCACAACACCCTTCAGCCAAGCAATTATAAACAGCATTACAAACGAGCTGAACAGAAAGAATTCCGTGTTTGTGATTACAACCCCCGAACGAATGCTTTCAGACAAGATATTCAGGGGACTCCTACGCCGGAACGACATACCACCAGTCgtgtttatttttgacgaaGCCCACACAATTGCTACTTGGGGAGTTGAGTTTCGTCCCAAACAACTGGAGGCACGAGATGTCGTGATTCGCGAACCACCGCCCCAATTAATTGTTGCCTCAGCCACTTTGTCTTCAGACGACATGGAATTCATCGAGAAGACATAG